In Nonomuraea muscovyensis, one genomic interval encodes:
- a CDS encoding IS982 family transposase translates to MQIDDALKAQPHLAPWRPKIGIAPTLSDAELVALAVLSALLGFTSERRRLRHARAELSGMFPYIPGQSGYNRRLRQASGLVTHMTRMLASDTSLWSDDVWVVDSTPVECGRSRDTTQRSELAGWAEYGYCASHSRYFWGLRLHLLCTLGGLPVLFALSGAKADEREVLLGMLEAAPDVVAAHPRQTLIADRQYYGRAFEQELTERDLRLLRSARRGEPERAGAHLFKPLRQTIESINQTFKSQLDLERHGGRTPAGVIIRVLARVLALTTAIWHADKTGQPIKRSLIAYDH, encoded by the coding sequence GTGCAGATCGACGATGCGTTGAAGGCCCAGCCGCACCTGGCACCGTGGCGGCCGAAGATCGGCATCGCGCCCACGCTGAGTGACGCCGAGCTGGTCGCCCTGGCGGTGCTGTCAGCGCTGCTGGGCTTCACCTCCGAACGCCGCCGGCTGCGTCACGCCCGTGCCGAGCTGAGCGGGATGTTCCCGTACATCCCAGGCCAGTCCGGCTACAACCGGCGGCTGCGGCAGGCGTCCGGGCTGGTCACACACATGACCAGGATGCTGGCTTCCGACACCTCACTCTGGAGCGACGATGTCTGGGTTGTCGACTCCACCCCTGTGGAATGCGGCCGCTCCCGCGATACCACCCAGCGTTCCGAGCTTGCCGGATGGGCCGAGTACGGCTACTGCGCCAGTCACTCACGGTACTTCTGGGGGTTACGGCTGCACTTGCTGTGCACCCTGGGCGGGCTGCCCGTACTGTTCGCGCTGAGCGGTGCCAAAGCCGACGAGCGCGAGGTGCTGCTGGGCATGCTGGAGGCCGCCCCTGACGTGGTGGCCGCCCATCCACGGCAGACGCTCATCGCTGACCGGCAGTACTACGGCCGAGCCTTCGAACAAGAACTCACCGAACGTGATCTGCGCCTGCTGCGTTCGGCCCGCCGGGGCGAGCCGGAACGGGCCGGCGCGCACCTGTTCAAGCCGTTACGCCAGACCATCGAGTCGATCAACCAGACCTTCAAGAGCCAGCTCGACCTGGAACGTCACGGAGGACGTACGCCGGCCGGCGTCATCATCCGCGTACTGGCCCGCGTCCTCGCGCTGACGACAGCGATCTGGCACGCCGACAAGACCGGTCAGCCGATCAAGCGATCCCTGATCGCCTACGACCACTAA
- a CDS encoding replicative DNA helicase, translated as MSIDEETGAGPGFERTPPSNIEAEQSVLGGMLLSKDAVADVVEIIKADDFYRPAHQMIYDVITDLYGRGEPADAVTVFDELQKRGEMARVGGAAYLHTLTAVVPTAANAGYYAKIVREQAILRRLIEAGTRIVSFGYGGNNEEVDDLVDRAQAEIYKVTERRTSEDYAPLADIMPGALDELEAIGSRGGQMVGVPTGFQDLDQLTNGLHSGQMIVVAARPAIGKALALDTPLPTPTGWTTMGEVRVGDQLIGADGRPTRVVAATEVMDDRPCYEVEFSDGTVIVADAQHQWRTTTTRVTRAAPVAVGGPARAHPPTAPARPTAALPGAFPERAPASSATTAVHDGVVTTEEIAATLRCPTAGQRPSHAVAVSAAFELDERDLPLPPYALGVWLGDGETAAARLTTVEPEIIAGLEGEGLTITRVGSSITYEASTLMCRECGAPTGAISRCRACHRTEGTVSGILRTLGVLGDKHIPQSYLRASRRQRHDLLAGLLDTDGHVDRSGRIQLAVTNRRLAYDVHELILSLGHRATMRTEPVRGHTGSPSTCYMISFTTAEKVFRLPRKAERQARTAHPSTRVRHIVDVRPVGSRPVRCVEVDNADHMYLASRSCIPTHNSTLGLDFARSAAIKHGMTTVIFSLEMSRNEITMRLLSAEARVSLQSMRSGMMSDDDWTRLARRMSEVAEAPLFIDDSPNMSMMEIRAKCRRLKQRNDLRFVVIDYLQLMSSPKKTESRQNEVSEISRAIKLLAKELEVPVIAISQLNRGPEQRTDKRPQVSDLRESGCLTADARVLRADTGAEVSMGELLESGERDIPVWSLDANLRLVRRTMTHVFPSGTKEVFKLRLTSGREVKATANHPFMTYDGWRPLGEIGPGTRLAVPRHVLAPRDLQEWPAEEVVLLGHMIGDGSFVKNQPIRYASRDEACLEAVTKAALHFGVSAIRDEYAAARVTTLRLPAPYRLTHGKRNPIAAWLDDLGLFGLRSHEKFVPQGVFSLSKDQIALFLRHLWATDGCVWWDEKLGQSRIYYGSTSRRLIDDVAQLLLRFNVMTRVKTTQKGDNRPGFQLHVYGAENQLRFLEKVGVHGERAKHATCSISALRAVKGNTNLDTIPRGVWGRVRDALAEKGMTQRAFSAELGTQFCGSTLWKHAPSRERLARVATILDDAGLEMLATNDVFWDEVASIESMGEHPVYDATVLDTHNFVANGISVHNSIEQDADMVILLHREDAYERESPRAGEADLIVAKHRNGPTATVTVAFQGHYSRFVDMAQH; from the coding sequence GTGAGCATTGACGAAGAGACCGGTGCGGGTCCCGGCTTCGAACGCACGCCGCCCAGCAACATCGAGGCGGAGCAGTCGGTCCTGGGCGGCATGCTGCTCTCCAAGGACGCGGTCGCGGACGTCGTCGAGATCATCAAGGCCGACGACTTCTACCGGCCCGCCCACCAGATGATCTACGACGTCATCACCGACCTCTACGGCCGAGGCGAGCCCGCCGACGCCGTCACCGTCTTCGACGAGCTGCAGAAACGCGGCGAGATGGCCCGGGTCGGCGGCGCCGCCTACCTCCACACCCTGACGGCCGTCGTCCCCACGGCGGCCAACGCCGGCTACTACGCCAAGATCGTCCGCGAGCAGGCCATCCTCCGCCGGCTCATCGAGGCCGGCACCCGCATCGTCTCCTTCGGCTACGGCGGCAACAACGAAGAGGTCGACGACCTCGTCGACCGGGCCCAGGCCGAGATCTACAAGGTCACCGAGCGCCGCACCTCCGAGGACTACGCCCCGCTGGCCGACATCATGCCGGGCGCCCTCGACGAGCTGGAGGCCATCGGCAGCCGCGGCGGCCAGATGGTCGGCGTCCCCACCGGCTTCCAGGACCTCGACCAGCTCACCAACGGCCTCCACTCCGGCCAGATGATCGTCGTCGCCGCCCGCCCGGCCATCGGGAAGGCGCTCGCGCTCGACACGCCCCTTCCCACGCCGACGGGCTGGACGACGATGGGCGAGGTCCGGGTGGGCGACCAGCTGATCGGCGCCGACGGCAGGCCGACCCGCGTCGTCGCGGCCACCGAGGTCATGGACGACAGGCCGTGCTACGAGGTGGAGTTCAGCGACGGCACAGTGATCGTCGCTGACGCGCAGCACCAGTGGCGCACCACCACCACACGGGTCACCCGCGCGGCCCCCGTGGCGGTCGGAGGGCCGGCGCGCGCCCACCCGCCGACTGCCCCAGCCCGTCCCACCGCGGCGCTGCCGGGCGCGTTTCCCGAGAGGGCACCGGCGAGTTCCGCCACGACGGCCGTGCACGACGGTGTGGTCACCACCGAGGAGATCGCCGCGACGCTGAGGTGCCCGACGGCCGGCCAGCGCCCCAGCCACGCTGTCGCGGTCTCGGCGGCTTTCGAGCTCGACGAGCGAGACCTGCCGCTCCCGCCGTACGCGCTCGGCGTCTGGCTGGGTGACGGGGAGACCGCCGCCGCCCGCTTGACCACGGTCGAGCCTGAGATCATCGCCGGCCTGGAGGGCGAGGGTCTCACGATCACCAGGGTCGGGTCTTCCATCACCTACGAGGCATCCACGCTGATGTGCCGCGAATGCGGCGCCCCCACCGGTGCCATCTCGCGGTGCCGGGCGTGCCACCGTACGGAGGGCACCGTCAGCGGCATCCTGCGCACACTCGGTGTCCTCGGCGACAAGCACATCCCGCAGTCCTACCTGCGCGCGTCAAGGCGCCAGCGCCACGACCTGCTGGCGGGTCTGCTCGACACCGACGGTCACGTCGACCGCTCCGGCCGGATCCAGCTCGCCGTGACGAACCGGCGGCTCGCGTACGACGTGCATGAGCTGATCCTCAGCCTGGGCCACAGGGCGACGATGCGTACCGAACCGGTCAGGGGCCACACGGGGTCGCCCTCCACCTGCTACATGATCAGTTTCACCACGGCGGAGAAGGTGTTCCGCCTGCCCCGCAAGGCGGAGCGGCAGGCCCGCACCGCCCACCCCTCGACGCGCGTCCGCCACATCGTGGATGTACGCCCCGTCGGGTCGCGGCCTGTGCGCTGTGTCGAGGTGGACAACGCCGACCACATGTACCTGGCGAGCAGAAGCTGCATCCCCACGCACAACAGCACGCTCGGGCTCGACTTCGCCCGGTCGGCGGCCATCAAGCACGGGATGACCACCGTCATCTTCTCGCTGGAGATGTCGCGCAACGAGATCACCATGCGCCTGCTGTCGGCCGAGGCGCGGGTGTCGCTGCAGTCGATGCGGTCCGGCATGATGAGCGACGACGACTGGACCCGGCTCGCGCGCCGGATGAGCGAGGTGGCCGAGGCCCCGCTGTTCATCGACGACTCGCCCAACATGTCGATGATGGAGATCCGGGCCAAGTGCCGGCGGCTCAAGCAGCGCAACGACCTGAGGTTCGTGGTCATCGACTACCTCCAGCTGATGAGCTCGCCGAAGAAGACCGAGAGCCGCCAGAACGAGGTGTCGGAGATCTCCCGTGCCATCAAGCTGCTGGCAAAGGAGCTCGAGGTCCCGGTCATCGCCATCTCCCAGCTCAACCGTGGCCCCGAGCAGCGCACGGACAAACGCCCCCAAGTGAGCGATCTGCGTGAGTCGGGCTGCTTGACGGCGGATGCCCGAGTCCTCCGAGCCGACACGGGAGCCGAGGTGTCGATGGGCGAGCTCCTGGAGTCGGGTGAGCGCGACATCCCCGTGTGGTCTCTGGACGCGAATCTGCGGCTCGTGCGGCGCACCATGACGCATGTCTTCCCCAGCGGCACGAAGGAGGTCTTCAAGCTCCGGCTGACCTCGGGTCGGGAAGTCAAGGCGACGGCCAACCACCCCTTCATGACCTACGACGGCTGGCGTCCACTGGGAGAGATCGGCCCAGGCACCCGCCTCGCTGTTCCGCGCCACGTCCTGGCCCCTCGGGATCTTCAGGAGTGGCCCGCGGAGGAGGTCGTCCTTCTGGGGCACATGATTGGAGATGGTTCGTTCGTCAAGAACCAGCCGATTCGGTACGCGAGCAGAGACGAGGCTTGCCTGGAGGCGGTCACGAAGGCGGCTCTGCATTTCGGGGTCAGCGCGATCCGCGACGAATATGCAGCCGCGCGGGTTACCACGCTGCGGCTGCCCGCCCCCTACCGGCTCACCCACGGCAAGCGCAACCCCATCGCCGCCTGGCTCGACGACCTGGGCCTGTTCGGCCTTCGTAGTCACGAGAAATTCGTCCCCCAGGGGGTCTTCTCTCTGTCCAAGGACCAGATCGCCCTGTTCCTGCGGCATCTGTGGGCGACGGACGGATGCGTCTGGTGGGACGAAAAGCTGGGCCAGTCGCGGATCTACTACGGCTCGACGAGTCGACGTCTGATCGACGACGTCGCGCAACTGCTCCTCAGGTTCAACGTGATGACTCGCGTCAAGACGACGCAGAAGGGCGACAACCGGCCGGGATTTCAGCTGCACGTCTACGGCGCGGAGAACCAGCTCCGGTTCCTGGAGAAGGTGGGCGTGCACGGCGAACGGGCCAAGCATGCCACTTGCAGCATCTCGGCATTGCGGGCGGTCAAGGGCAACACGAACCTCGACACGATTCCGCGTGGGGTCTGGGGCCGCGTACGTGACGCGCTGGCGGAGAAGGGCATGACCCAGCGGGCGTTTTCCGCCGAGTTGGGGACACAGTTCTGCGGCAGCACCTTGTGGAAGCATGCGCCCAGCCGTGAGCGCCTCGCCCGGGTGGCGACGATCCTGGACGACGCCGGATTGGAGATGCTGGCGACAAACGACGTCTTCTGGGACGAGGTCGCCTCGATCGAGAGCATGGGCGAGCATCCGGTCTACGACGCCACGGTGCTGGACACGCACAACTTCGTCGCCAACGGCATCTCCGTCCACAACAGCATCGAGCAGGACGCGGACATGGTCATCCTGCTGCACCGCGAGGACGCCTACGAGCGGGAGTCGCCGCGGGCCGGTGAGGCCGACCTGATCGTGGCCAAGCACCGTAACGGTCCCACGGCGACCGTGACCGTGGCCTTCCAGGGCCACTACAGCCGCTTCGTCGACATGGCCCAGCACTAG
- a CDS encoding MATE family efflux transporter, translating into MPITRQDREILRLAVPAFGALVAEPLFLLADYAIVGHGLGTTAVGALGVAGTVLATMVNLCVFLAYGTTATVARQSGAGNHGQAMRGGVDGIWLALAIGVALVALCWPAAPAIVGMFGAPPGQTEEAVTYLRISLLGAPSMLVVLAGTGVLRGLQDTATPLVVAVGSFALNAALNAWFVLGMDWGIAGSAWGTVLAQTLGAVVYVTVVVRGARRLGTRLLPDLAGVRQAGTAGVALLIRTVCLRIVLIVATVVATRMGEAELAAYAIATQVWTLLALALDAIAIAGQAITGRTLGAGDAEATKEATRRMVRWGVWSGIVLAVLVLAARPLLPGLFDADPQVTEQLLAVLWPVALLQPLCGVVFVLDGVLIGAGDQRYLAWAGVWTTLAYLPAAFLTADFGIVALWCALGLWMFARLITLVRRAAGTAWLVTGA; encoded by the coding sequence ATGCCCATTACACGCCAGGACAGGGAGATCCTCCGGCTTGCGGTGCCCGCGTTCGGCGCGCTGGTCGCCGAGCCGCTGTTCCTGCTGGCCGATTACGCGATCGTCGGCCACGGGCTGGGGACCACGGCCGTGGGCGCCCTGGGCGTGGCGGGCACGGTGCTGGCGACGATGGTCAACCTCTGCGTCTTCCTGGCCTACGGCACCACGGCCACCGTGGCCCGCCAGAGCGGCGCGGGCAACCACGGGCAGGCCATGCGCGGCGGTGTGGACGGCATCTGGCTGGCGCTGGCCATCGGCGTCGCGCTCGTCGCGCTCTGCTGGCCCGCCGCCCCGGCCATCGTCGGGATGTTCGGCGCGCCGCCGGGCCAGACGGAGGAGGCCGTGACCTACCTGCGCATCAGCCTGCTCGGCGCCCCGTCCATGCTGGTCGTGCTGGCGGGCACGGGCGTGCTGCGGGGGCTGCAGGACACCGCCACCCCGCTGGTCGTGGCGGTCGGCTCGTTCGCGCTCAACGCCGCGCTGAACGCCTGGTTCGTGCTCGGCATGGACTGGGGCATCGCCGGGTCCGCCTGGGGGACCGTGCTGGCACAGACGCTCGGCGCCGTCGTCTACGTAACCGTGGTCGTCAGGGGGGCGCGGCGGCTCGGCACGCGGCTGCTGCCCGACCTGGCCGGGGTCAGGCAGGCCGGTACGGCCGGCGTCGCCCTGCTGATCCGGACCGTCTGCCTGCGGATCGTCCTCATCGTCGCCACCGTGGTGGCCACCAGGATGGGCGAGGCGGAGCTGGCCGCGTACGCCATCGCGACCCAGGTGTGGACCCTGCTGGCCCTCGCCCTGGACGCCATCGCGATCGCCGGGCAGGCCATCACCGGCCGCACGCTCGGCGCCGGCGACGCGGAGGCCACCAAGGAGGCGACCCGGCGCATGGTGCGCTGGGGCGTCTGGTCGGGCATCGTGCTGGCGGTGCTGGTCCTCGCGGCCAGACCGCTGCTGCCCGGACTGTTCGACGCGGACCCGCAGGTCACCGAGCAGTTGCTGGCCGTGCTGTGGCCGGTGGCGCTGCTCCAGCCGCTGTGCGGCGTGGTGTTCGTACTCGACGGGGTGCTGATCGGCGCGGGAGACCAGCGCTACCTCGCGTGGGCGGGCGTGTGGACGACGCTCGCCTACCTGCCGGCCGCGTTCCTGACGGCCGATTTCGGCATCGTTGCGCTTTGGTGCGCGCTTGGCCTGTGGATGTTCGCACGTTTGATCACGCTGGTCCGGCGGGCCGCCGGGACTGCCTGGCTGGTGACCGGGGCGTAA
- a CDS encoding APC family permease — protein sequence MRTGARHSLAELYRPADLVVLGLGVTIGAGIFSVAGRQAATMAGPGVILSFMIAGIAALLACLCYAELSSTMPASGSAYTFTYVIFGEVWAWIIGWALILELQLAAAVVARAWGELTVRAIANFGVQLPAPDLVVDLLVLLILGLLAATVALNARIGLRALWVMVAAKLLAIGAVIVVGAFHVVPANFGDFYADPKPLDEPSTTVLDVFLGQSHAFGWFGIFAAAPAIAFAYIGFDIVATAAEETVNAPRAVPKGMIRSLVLATIIYIAVAVVMVGMIPYTRISLDAPLSSAFRGVGVDWMAHVIDIAAVLGLTTVILVLLVGQTRVMFSMARDGLMPRRLATISRRYHTPSRVTLVIGGIAILLAEFAPVSTLEQLVVMGALFAFMFVAAGVIVMRRRMPHLDRGFSVPLSPALPALSLLATLWLMVNLHVITWVWFALWMLFGLLVYLGYGRRHSLLAAPRPAPFPDAAPGRGRHRR from the coding sequence TTGCGCACGGGTGCCCGGCACAGCCTTGCCGAGCTCTACCGGCCGGCCGACCTCGTCGTCCTCGGCCTGGGCGTGACGATCGGGGCGGGCATCTTCAGCGTCGCCGGCCGGCAGGCCGCCACCATGGCCGGGCCCGGCGTGATCCTCTCGTTCATGATCGCGGGCATCGCGGCGCTGCTCGCGTGCCTGTGCTACGCCGAGCTGTCATCCACGATGCCGGCCTCGGGCAGCGCCTACACCTTCACCTACGTGATCTTCGGTGAGGTCTGGGCGTGGATCATCGGCTGGGCGCTCATCTTGGAACTCCAGCTCGCCGCGGCAGTGGTCGCGCGCGCGTGGGGCGAGCTCACCGTGCGGGCCATCGCGAACTTCGGCGTCCAGCTGCCCGCGCCCGACCTCGTCGTGGACCTGCTCGTGCTGCTCATCCTGGGGCTGCTCGCCGCCACCGTCGCGCTCAACGCGCGGATCGGACTGCGGGCCCTGTGGGTCATGGTGGCGGCCAAGCTGCTGGCCATCGGCGCCGTCATCGTCGTGGGGGCCTTCCACGTCGTGCCGGCCAACTTCGGCGACTTCTACGCCGACCCCAAGCCGCTGGACGAGCCGTCCACGACCGTCCTCGACGTCTTCCTGGGACAGAGCCACGCCTTCGGCTGGTTCGGCATCTTCGCCGCGGCGCCGGCCATCGCCTTCGCCTACATCGGCTTCGACATCGTGGCCACCGCGGCCGAGGAGACCGTCAACGCGCCCCGGGCGGTGCCGAAGGGCATGATCCGCAGCCTGGTCCTCGCCACGATCATCTACATCGCGGTGGCCGTGGTCATGGTGGGCATGATCCCGTACACCCGGATCTCCCTGGACGCGCCGCTGTCCAGCGCGTTCCGCGGCGTGGGCGTCGACTGGATGGCGCACGTCATCGACATCGCCGCGGTGCTGGGCCTGACCACGGTGATCCTCGTGCTGCTCGTGGGGCAGACCCGGGTAATGTTCTCGATGGCCCGCGACGGCCTCATGCCGCGCCGGCTGGCCACGATCAGCCGTCGCTACCACACGCCGTCCCGGGTGACCCTGGTGATCGGCGGCATCGCGATCCTGCTGGCCGAGTTCGCGCCGGTGTCCACGCTGGAGCAGCTCGTCGTCATGGGGGCGCTGTTCGCGTTCATGTTCGTGGCGGCCGGAGTGATCGTGATGCGCCGCCGGATGCCGCACCTCGACCGCGGCTTCAGCGTGCCGCTGTCGCCGGCGCTGCCGGCCCTGTCGCTGCTCGCCACGCTCTGGCTCATGGTGAACCTGCACGTCATCACGTGGGTGTGGTTCGCACTGTGGATGCTCTTCGGCCTGCTCGTCTACCTCGGGTACGGCCGGCGTCACAGCCTGCTCGCCGCGCCGCGGCCGGCCCCGTTCCCCGACGCGGCCCCGGGCCGAGGCCGGCACCGCCGGTAG
- a CDS encoding amino acid ABC transporter ATP-binding protein: protein MSLLTIDGVWKNFRDHSVLRGIDLEVRPHEVVSLIGASGSGKSTLLRCVNLLETVDDGVILLDGQDITDPRVDVDDVRKRLGIVFQAFNLFPHMTVLDNITLAPRRVHGVTRARAEERAHDLLTRFGLAAKARAYPDQLSGGQQQRVAIIRALATEPMLMLLDEVTSALDPALVVEVLEIIRELKQSGMTMILTTHEMGFCRDISDTVCFLDGGVVLEQGPPEKIFNDPEHTRTRDFLRAVLEAGRF from the coding sequence ATGAGCCTGCTGACCATCGATGGCGTGTGGAAGAACTTCCGTGACCACAGCGTGCTGCGCGGCATCGACCTGGAGGTGCGTCCGCACGAGGTCGTCAGCCTGATCGGCGCGTCCGGCTCCGGCAAGTCCACGCTGCTGCGCTGCGTCAACCTGCTGGAGACCGTCGACGACGGGGTGATCCTGCTCGACGGCCAGGACATCACCGACCCGCGGGTGGACGTCGACGACGTGCGCAAGCGGCTCGGCATCGTGTTCCAGGCGTTCAACCTGTTTCCGCACATGACGGTGCTCGACAACATCACGCTCGCGCCGCGCCGGGTGCACGGGGTGACGCGGGCGCGGGCGGAGGAGCGGGCGCACGACCTGCTGACCAGGTTCGGGCTGGCCGCGAAGGCGCGCGCCTACCCCGACCAGCTCTCCGGCGGCCAGCAGCAGCGGGTGGCCATCATCCGCGCGCTGGCCACCGAGCCGATGCTCATGCTGCTGGACGAGGTCACCTCCGCGCTCGACCCGGCGCTGGTGGTCGAGGTGCTGGAGATCATCAGAGAGCTCAAGCAGTCGGGCATGACGATGATTCTGACGACGCACGAGATGGGCTTCTGCCGTGACATCTCCGACACCGTGTGCTTTCTCGACGGTGGGGTGGTGCTGGAGCAGGGCCCGCCGGAGAAGATCTTCAACGATCCGGAGCACACCCGCACCCGCGACTTCCTGCGCGCGGTGCTCGAAGCGGGCCGGTTCTAG
- a CDS encoding amino acid ABC transporter permease, whose translation MSDMPAGPAWVKSDRQRERERVRRSRARRSASIATASTFVFAVLLVVVVTNAPGWPRVREKFFNGEVFADALPDVAAGFLLNIKIFLIAEPCILLVGLLVAFARGIRTPAFFPIRALATLYTDIFRGVPTILVIFLIGFGLPALNLQGIPTDLVTLGIIALTLSYGAYVAEVFRSGIDSIHPSQVAAGRSLGLSHAKTLRHVVLPQATRRVVPPLLNDFVSLQKDTALVATIGPLEALRQAQIHAASTFNYTPYLAAALLFILLTIPMARLTDHLAERTRRRRGA comes from the coding sequence ATGAGCGACATGCCTGCCGGCCCGGCCTGGGTCAAGAGCGACCGGCAGCGGGAGCGCGAGCGGGTCCGCAGGTCGCGGGCCCGCCGCTCGGCCTCGATCGCGACCGCCTCCACGTTCGTGTTCGCCGTCCTCCTCGTGGTGGTCGTGACCAACGCGCCGGGCTGGCCCCGCGTGCGGGAAAAGTTCTTCAACGGCGAGGTGTTCGCTGACGCGCTGCCCGACGTGGCGGCAGGCTTCCTGCTCAACATCAAGATCTTCCTGATCGCCGAGCCGTGCATCCTCCTCGTGGGCCTGCTCGTGGCGTTCGCCCGGGGCATCAGGACGCCGGCCTTCTTCCCGATCCGGGCGCTGGCCACGCTCTACACCGACATCTTCCGTGGGGTGCCCACGATCCTGGTGATCTTCCTGATCGGGTTCGGGCTGCCGGCACTCAACCTGCAGGGCATCCCCACCGATCTGGTGACCCTGGGCATCATCGCGCTGACGCTGTCCTACGGCGCGTACGTGGCCGAGGTGTTCCGGTCGGGCATCGACTCCATCCACCCCAGCCAGGTGGCCGCGGGCCGCTCCCTGGGCCTCAGCCACGCCAAGACCCTGCGCCACGTCGTCCTGCCCCAGGCCACCCGCAGGGTCGTCCCCCCGCTGCTGAACGACTTCGTCTCGCTGCAGAAGGACACCGCGCTGGTGGCCACCATCGGCCCGCTGGAGGCGCTGCGCCAGGCGCAGATCCACGCGGCGAGCACGTTCAACTACACGCCCTACCTGGCGGCGGCGCTGCTGTTCATCCTGCTCACCATCCCCATGGCCAGGCTCACCGACCACCTGGCCGAGCGCACCAGGAGGAGGCGGGGAGCATGA
- a CDS encoding ABC transporter substrate-binding protein, with amino-acid sequence MVRPSTLLALGALAAAAVACAPADNTASTTGTAGPAPSTACGKDQLKLVNAGKLTIGTDKPAFEPWFKDDDPANGQGFESAVAFAVAGELGFDRDEVQWTTVKFDSAFAPGPKQFDFDVNQVSITPKRAEAVDFSNGYYAVKQAVVAIDGSKFAGAKSLAELKDAKIGVQVGTTSLAAVKEVIKPAAEPNVYNDQIDAVNALENKQVDAIVVDLPTAFYVTAAQVEKSKIVGQFSATGGAPEEFGLVMQKGSPLKSCVDKAVDALKSKGELAKIEQQWLGSAAGAPELG; translated from the coding sequence ATGGTCCGTCCCTCTACGCTGCTCGCGCTCGGCGCGCTGGCGGCGGCGGCCGTCGCGTGCGCACCCGCCGACAACACGGCGAGCACGACCGGCACCGCCGGTCCCGCCCCGTCCACGGCGTGCGGCAAGGACCAGCTCAAGCTCGTCAACGCCGGCAAGCTGACGATCGGCACCGACAAGCCCGCCTTCGAGCCGTGGTTCAAGGACGACGACCCCGCCAACGGCCAGGGGTTCGAGAGCGCCGTGGCCTTCGCGGTGGCCGGGGAGCTGGGCTTCGACCGTGACGAGGTGCAGTGGACCACGGTCAAGTTCGACTCGGCGTTCGCCCCGGGGCCCAAGCAGTTCGACTTCGACGTCAACCAGGTCTCCATCACCCCGAAGCGGGCCGAGGCGGTCGACTTCAGCAACGGCTACTACGCCGTCAAGCAGGCCGTGGTCGCGATCGACGGGAGCAAGTTCGCCGGTGCCAAGAGCCTGGCCGAGCTCAAGGACGCCAAGATCGGCGTGCAGGTCGGCACGACCTCGCTGGCCGCGGTCAAGGAGGTCATCAAGCCGGCCGCGGAGCCCAACGTCTACAACGACCAGATCGACGCGGTCAACGCCCTGGAGAACAAGCAGGTGGACGCGATCGTCGTCGACCTGCCCACCGCGTTCTACGTGACCGCCGCCCAGGTCGAGAAGTCCAAGATCGTCGGCCAGTTCAGCGCGACGGGCGGCGCGCCGGAGGAGTTCGGGCTGGTCATGCAGAAGGGCAGCCCGCTGAAGTCCTGCGTGGACAAGGCCGTGGACGCGCTGAAGTCCAAGGGCGAGCTGGCCAAGATCGAGCAGCAGTGGCTCGGCTCGGCGGCCGGCGCGCCCGAGCTCGGCTAG
- the rplI gene encoding 50S ribosomal protein L9 has product MKLILTNEVSGLGAPGDVVEVKDGYGRNYLIPRGYAMRWTRGAEKQIESIKKARDAREIRDMGTAKEVAGQLGALRVRLTTRAGDSGRLFGSVTTGDIADAVKAAGGPALDRRRIEIVNPIKSVGSHKISVKLHPEVSASVDVEVVAG; this is encoded by the coding sequence ATGAAGCTCATCCTCACCAACGAGGTCTCCGGCCTCGGTGCCCCCGGCGACGTCGTCGAGGTCAAGGACGGCTACGGCCGCAACTACCTCATCCCGCGCGGCTACGCCATGCGCTGGACGCGTGGCGCGGAGAAGCAGATCGAGTCCATCAAGAAGGCTCGTGACGCCCGCGAGATCCGCGACATGGGCACGGCCAAGGAGGTCGCCGGCCAGCTCGGCGCCCTGCGCGTCCGGCTCACCACCCGCGCGGGCGACTCCGGCCGCCTGTTCGGCTCGGTCACCACGGGCGACATCGCCGACGCGGTCAAGGCCGCCGGCGGTCCCGCCCTCGACCGCCGTCGCATCGAGATCGTCAACCCGATCAAGAGCGTCGGCTCGCACAAGATCAGCGTCAAGCTGCACCCCGAGGTCTCGGCCTCGGTGGACGTCGAGGTCGTCGCCGGCTGA
- the rpsR gene encoding 30S ribosomal protein S18, whose protein sequence is MAKPALRKPKKKVCLFCHDKISYVDYKDTALLRKFISDRGKIRARRVTGNCTQHQRDVATAIKNAREVALLPYTSTAR, encoded by the coding sequence ATGGCAAAGCCGGCACTGCGCAAGCCCAAGAAGAAGGTTTGCCTGTTCTGCCACGACAAGATCTCCTACGTCGACTACAAGGACACGGCCCTGCTGCGGAAGTTCATCTCCGACCGTGGCAAGATCCGTGCGCGCCGGGTGACGGGCAACTGCACCCAGCACCAGCGTGACGTGGCGACCGCGATCAAGAACGCCCGTGAGGTGGCCCTGCTGCCTTACACGAGCACCGCGCGCTAA